The following are encoded together in the Triticum dicoccoides isolate Atlit2015 ecotype Zavitan chromosome 6B, WEW_v2.0, whole genome shotgun sequence genome:
- the LOC119323630 gene encoding cytochrome b5 domain-containing protein RLF-like has protein sequence MADGDSSDFTFCKVDYAENDGRLDSPNSIAVASMTLEDVAGDGETKKVQDDKQTVNPVTDEKSSSISSRTNGVSLRESNIKEPVVPTSSGESVQSNVSAQPKPLKKSAVRAKVPFEKGFSPMDWLKLTRTHPDLAGLRGQSNRRLISLEEVKQHKTGDCIWTVLKGRVYNIGPYMKFHPGGVDMLMKGAGKDCTALFNKYHAWVNAEFLLEKCLVGYLDPNE, from the exons ATGGCGGATGGGGACTCGTCCGACTTCACCTTCTGCAAG GTTGACTATGCTGAAAATGATGGTCGTTTGGACTCCCCTAATTCCATCGCTGTGGCAAGTATGACACTGGAGGATGTTGCCGGTGATGGTGAGACTAAGAAGGTTCAGGATGACAAGCAAACAGTCAATCCAGTTACTGATGAAAAATCTAGTTCCATATCTAGTCGCACCAATGGTGTATCGCTTCGAGAGTCCAATATAAAAGAACCAGTTGTACCAACCAGTAGTGGAGAGTCTGTGCAGTCAAATGTGTCAGCTCAACCAAAACCTTTAAAGAAATCTGCTGTACGTGCAAAGGTTCCTTTTGAGAAGGGCTTTAGCCCAATGGACTGGCTTAAGCTGACTCGTACACATCCAGATCTGGCAG GGCTTAGGGGACAGTCAAACCGGAGGCTAATTTCTTTGGAAGAAGTTAAGCAGCATAAAACTGGAGATTGTATTTGGACAGTTTTGAAAGGCCGTGTGTACAATATTGGTCCCTACATGAAATTTCATCCTGGAG GAGTTGATATGCTTATGAAAGGTGCTGGAAAAGACTGCACTGCTTTGTTCA ATAAATACCATGCCTGGGTGAACGCAGAGTTCCTCTTGGAGAAATGCCTCGTGGGATACCTGGATCCCAATGAGTAG